A section of the Clostridium sp. TW13 genome encodes:
- a CDS encoding VOC family protein, which translates to MINKIGKITLYVNNQEEAKKFWTEKLNFVVKFEQAMGPTMKWLEVGPSENEFTTFILYDKNAMLSQNPSANVLHPSVILSTSDIENAHNKMKENGVELTDIKAMPYGKMMTFKDQDGNDYMLREDR; encoded by the coding sequence ATGATAAACAAGATAGGCAAAATAACTTTATATGTAAATAATCAAGAGGAAGCTAAAAAGTTTTGGACTGAAAAGTTAAACTTTGTAGTTAAATTTGAGCAAGCCATGGGTCCAACAATGAAATGGTTAGAGGTAGGTCCAAGTGAAAATGAATTTACCACTTTCATTTTATATGATAAAAATGCTATGCTTTCTCAAAATCCATCAGCTAATGTTCTACATCCTTCTGTTATATTAAGCACTAGTGATATAGAAAATGCACATAATAAAATGAAGGAAAATGGCGTTGAACTTACAGATATCAAAGCTATGCCTTATGGAAAAATGATGACTTTTAAAGATCAAGACGGAAATGACTACATGCTTAGAGAAGATAGATAA
- a CDS encoding DUF4179 domain-containing protein yields MSDDFNNINLEDVNLEEYDSIDVRFSEEEKEKLKKNLRKKIIKDNSKVNKRGLVAAVVVILISVLVITNGNNVFANMLPVFNKLYEGFGFKSEYLPQSVYVGKTYEENGVKITLENLIGTKHVIKVAVKIQYNSKWAKSKRPLVHLGYDFEGQSPGSTGGLGNINDNTELRVTDFMSENEFPSKGNFKFEAISDAFKQPLVWNMKVDFSKIFSETIEKQATMGKDIGVNISDIEANRLGVVVTSNKSLGFTEYFFKINNKIYPFSGEGFGVENGKCYNVSPDIGYNLIKNNKTVQLIKHTNEGYENTNRKEETKEEGLKHDEIEAKQLDAFPKGEINGVSFTKSITFKDGNKAEIYKIDRSNGKIHAYVRGNDKKQVFNMILSLYLNNGSFAENIEDIGDGYIVEFNDSFKSDKVSIKMSGGVLDCKGDYKEEQSEITLK; encoded by the coding sequence ATGAGCGATGATTTCAATAATATAAATTTAGAAGATGTAAACTTAGAAGAATATGATTCTATAGATGTTAGATTTTCAGAAGAGGAAAAAGAGAAATTAAAGAAGAATTTAAGAAAGAAAATTATTAAAGATAATAGTAAAGTTAATAAACGTGGTTTAGTGGCAGCAGTAGTTGTTATATTAATATCAGTACTAGTAATTACTAATGGTAATAATGTGTTTGCGAATATGTTACCTGTATTTAATAAATTATATGAGGGTTTTGGTTTTAAGTCAGAGTATCTACCTCAATCTGTTTATGTGGGTAAAACTTATGAAGAAAATGGTGTTAAGATTACCTTAGAAAATTTGATAGGCACGAAACATGTTATAAAGGTAGCTGTAAAGATTCAATATAATTCTAAGTGGGCAAAGTCAAAGAGACCTTTGGTTCATTTAGGGTATGATTTTGAGGGGCAATCTCCTGGTTCCACTGGAGGATTAGGAAACATTAATGATAATACAGAATTGAGAGTTACTGATTTTATGTCAGAAAATGAATTCCCAAGTAAGGGAAATTTCAAGTTTGAAGCTATAAGTGATGCTTTTAAACAACCGTTAGTTTGGAATATGAAAGTAGATTTTTCAAAGATATTTAGTGAAACTATTGAGAAGCAAGCAACTATGGGTAAGGATATTGGGGTTAATATTAGCGATATTGAAGCCAATAGATTAGGTGTAGTTGTTACTAGCAATAAAAGTTTGGGTTTTACAGAGTATTTCTTTAAGATAAATAATAAGATATATCCTTTCAGCGGAGAAGGTTTTGGAGTTGAAAATGGTAAGTGTTACAATGTATCGCCAGATATAGGATATAACCTAATAAAAAATAATAAGACAGTCCAACTTATAAAGCATACCAACGAAGGTTATGAAAATACAAATAGAAAAGAAGAAACAAAAGAAGAAGGGTTAAAGCATGATGAAATAGAGGCAAAACAACTAGATGCTTTTCCAAAGGGAGAAATTAATGGAGTAAGTTTTACAAAATCTATTACATTTAAGGATGGCAATAAAGCTGAAATATATAAAATTGATAGAAGCAACGGTAAAATCCATGCTTATGTTAGAGGCAATGATAAAAAGCAAGTATTTAATATGATTTTAAGTTTATATTTAAATAATGGTAGTTTTGCTGAAAATATAGAAGATATAGGTGATGGATATATTGTAGAGTTTAATGATTCCTTTAAGTCTGATAAAGTAAGTATTAAAATGAGTGGAGGCGTATTAGACTGCAAGGGAGATTATAAGGAAGAGCAGTCAGAAATTACATTGAAGTAG
- a CDS encoding sigma-70 family RNA polymerase sigma factor has translation MIDENNFIQALMYKDFKALDYLVDKYSDLGLKVSYSILNNRELSEECTNDALLKVWNNIGSFKGDSESFAKWFVVITKRQAIDILRKEKKHSCKLELKEELAYSLEDTAFEAVNKKLERQSLSGCLEKLDEGSKDIITRRYFKDESVAEISTDLGISKSAVSNKLLRIKKKLKHVFMEEIYNER, from the coding sequence ATGATAGATGAGAATAATTTTATTCAAGCACTAATGTATAAGGATTTCAAAGCCCTAGATTATTTGGTAGATAAATATTCTGATTTGGGGTTAAAGGTAAGCTATAGCATATTAAACAACAGGGAACTTAGTGAGGAATGTACTAATGATGCTTTGCTTAAAGTTTGGAACAACATAGGTTCGTTCAAGGGTGATAGTGAAAGTTTTGCCAAGTGGTTTGTGGTTATAACTAAAAGACAAGCTATAGATATTTTAAGAAAAGAAAAGAAGCATAGCTGTAAACTAGAGTTAAAGGAAGAACTGGCATATTCACTTGAAGATACTGCATTTGAAGCAGTAAATAAGAAATTAGAGAGGCAATCATTAAGTGGATGTTTAGAAAAATTAGATGAAGGTAGCAAGGATATAATCACTAGACGTTATTTTAAAGATGAAAGTGTAGCTGAAATAAGTACTGATCTGGGTATAAGTAAAAGTGCTGTTAGCAACAAATTATTACGAATAAAGAAAAAGCTAAAGCATGTATTCATGGAGGAAATTTATAATGAGCGATGA
- a CDS encoding ABC transporter permease, translating to MIVMALVKRILLQNIRDKRTLALMMFAPLVILSLVNFMFTSDDTVKLKVGVYSTSDSFNDELKANDIDVIKYNDKEDLKKKITSDSLKAFINQEDDKLYITYENSTPSDSTKVKAKVQGALTKIQVNDLRKMTQKMSKNAGSSKANLSIENNYVYGDENLSFFDTLSPILIGFFVFFFVFLISGISLLKERTSKTLEKLLSTSIKRREIVLGYLLGYGIFAVVQTIVIVLFSIYVLKIRMAGSISLMLLTNIIIAFVALSLGILLSTFANSEFQMMQFIPIVVVPQIFFTGLIPIDTMADWLQKLAHIMPLYYGAQALQGIMVKAYGFADIQFYLGVLLLFALVFYVLNVLGLKRYRKI from the coding sequence ATGATAGTAATGGCGTTAGTAAAAAGAATATTGCTTCAGAATATTAGAGATAAGAGAACATTGGCACTGATGATGTTTGCTCCTTTGGTTATCTTATCCTTGGTGAATTTTATGTTTACTTCAGATGATACTGTAAAGCTTAAGGTTGGTGTGTACTCAACCAGTGACAGCTTCAATGATGAGTTAAAAGCAAATGATATTGATGTTATAAAATATAATGACAAGGAAGATTTGAAGAAGAAAATAACTAGTGATAGCTTAAAAGCATTTATCAATCAAGAGGATGACAAGTTATATATAACATATGAAAATAGTACTCCTTCTGATAGTACAAAGGTAAAGGCAAAGGTTCAAGGAGCCTTAACTAAAATACAAGTAAATGATTTAAGAAAAATGACGCAAAAAATGAGCAAAAATGCTGGAAGTTCCAAAGCAAACTTATCAATAGAAAATAACTATGTGTATGGGGATGAAAATTTATCTTTCTTTGATACTCTTAGTCCTATATTAATCGGTTTTTTTGTATTTTTCTTTGTATTCTTAATTTCAGGAATATCCTTATTAAAAGAAAGAACATCAAAAACACTAGAAAAATTGTTATCAACTTCAATTAAAAGAAGAGAAATAGTACTTGGATATTTACTTGGATATGGAATATTTGCTGTTGTGCAAACTATAGTAATAGTTCTTTTCTCAATTTATGTATTAAAGATTAGAATGGCAGGGAGTATTTCATTAATGTTATTGACCAATATTATTATAGCCTTTGTAGCCTTATCCCTAGGAATATTATTATCAACCTTTGCAAATTCAGAATTTCAGATGATGCAGTTCATACCTATTGTGGTAGTGCCACAAATATTTTTCACTGGATTGATTCCTATAGATACTATGGCTGATTGGCTTCAAAAGCTTGCTCATATCATGCCACTATATTATGGAGCACAAGCCTTACAAGGAATAATGGTAAAAGCTTATGGATTTGCAGATATACAATTTTATCTTGGAGTCTTATTATTATTTGCTTTAGTGTTTTATGTATTAAATGTATTGGGATTAAAGAGATATAGGAAGATATAA
- a CDS encoding ABC transporter ATP-binding protein has product MDIVKVSNVVKKYSKVTVLNNINLEVKEGEIIGLIGPSGSGKTTLVKSIMGMEKIDSGMVEVLGEKIPNLKVLNNIGYMAQSDALYEELTGKENLEFFAKLFRLSKSEIRERIEYTAKLVNLEENLSKRVGNYSGGMKRRLSLAACLIQDPKLLILDEPTVGIDPKLRFSIWKELKALKQQGKTIIVTTHVIDEAEKCDKLALIRDGQIIATGSVAELKEKFKVNTVEEIFM; this is encoded by the coding sequence ATGGATATTGTAAAAGTTTCTAATGTAGTTAAGAAATATTCAAAGGTAACAGTTTTAAATAATATAAACTTAGAAGTAAAAGAGGGCGAAATTATAGGTTTGATTGGACCATCAGGTTCAGGAAAAACTACTTTAGTTAAGTCAATAATGGGTATGGAGAAAATAGATAGCGGAATGGTGGAAGTGTTGGGAGAAAAAATTCCTAACCTTAAAGTTCTAAATAATATTGGATATATGGCGCAATCTGATGCTTTATATGAGGAGTTAACAGGAAAAGAAAATCTAGAGTTTTTTGCGAAGTTATTTAGGCTATCAAAAAGTGAAATAAGGGAAAGAATTGAGTATACAGCAAAGCTTGTTAATCTTGAAGAAAACTTGTCTAAAAGAGTAGGAAACTATTCTGGTGGAATGAAAAGAAGATTATCCTTAGCAGCTTGTTTGATTCAAGACCCTAAGTTACTTATACTAGATGAACCAACAGTTGGAATTGACCCAAAACTAAGATTCAGCATTTGGAAAGAGCTAAAGGCCTTGAAGCAGCAGGGAAAAACAATAATTGTAACTACTCATGTAATAGATGAGGCAGAAAAATGTGATAAGTTGGCCTTGATTAGAGATGGGCAGATAATAGCCACAGGCAGTGTTGCAGAGCTAAAAGAGAAGTTCAAGGTTAATACTGTGGAAGAGATCTTTATGTAA
- a CDS encoding TetR/AcrR family transcriptional regulator, which yields MSLKSDKTKKLIIDTLVKLMGEKDFDKITVKDLTDALDINRGTFYLHYKDKYDLLEQIENEILGEINEIVVTSQKKLTSGFIFPANEEAVLNTFISIYRYINENADFMKIILGPNGDLSFQMKIRNLVEDWLVLNVPVSDAAEKLPIKYLAAIASSAQLGIIQKWLKSGMKETPEELASFVRDIISSIYKGVIKDLIENPYYNKKD from the coding sequence ATGAGTTTAAAAAGTGATAAAACAAAAAAATTGATAATAGATACCTTGGTAAAGCTAATGGGTGAAAAAGATTTTGATAAGATAACAGTTAAAGATCTTACTGATGCTCTGGATATTAATAGAGGTACATTTTACCTTCACTATAAAGATAAATATGATTTGCTGGAGCAGATAGAAAATGAGATTCTAGGAGAAATTAATGAAATAGTAGTGACTTCACAAAAGAAACTTACCAGTGGTTTTATATTTCCTGCTAATGAAGAAGCTGTATTAAACACTTTCATTTCTATTTATAGATACATAAATGAGAATGCTGATTTCATGAAAATCATATTAGGACCAAATGGAGACTTGAGTTTCCAAATGAAGATTAGAAACTTAGTTGAAGATTGGCTTGTCTTAAACGTACCAGTAAGTGATGCAGCTGAAAAGTTGCCTATAAAATACCTTGCAGCAATCGCATCATCTGCTCAACTTGGCATTATACAAAAATGGCTTAAAAGTGGAATGAAAGAAACACCAGAAGAGCTAGCTTCATTTGTACGAGATATAATAAGTTCAATATACAAAGGTGTAATTAAAGACTTGATTGAGAATCCTTACTATAACAAAAAGGACTAA
- a CDS encoding DUF4272 domain-containing protein: MGLFKKKKKEEKKEVERGVMTLYSVTIDSENLYKAAKKEFSEVTKSIEEIEGGIEFTFKDNTKLEFHLNDDINYVARQIDGMANFFSESPLENKEVLEHAIIQIRMFTCIVGIIFDMNADETRTNYIINTIYKIAGETQSLILYPTMELFTSEGKLLISRSGETEFENYYPIVPSELLKRDMETTPKDEERYTQIIKECDEKNIPHTSFMLGTQIMESEVVVPPVEEIAKRVVAIFCVALKGECLLMEGGSLELAKTEVEQMNARYGIKEFFSKREKEYIEMDEPDRVTSIQFSWQYERCAVLLWALGFIELNAQTEICNVREIAGILRSYNSIDEMVQASNIRSNEELLDMHTRILYYDWACVDARVQGKEAPASLDSGVVQEQHFALNWLISANGQCDWDDICPNT, from the coding sequence ATGGGTTTATTTAAAAAGAAAAAGAAAGAGGAAAAGAAAGAAGTAGAAAGAGGGGTAATGACCTTATATTCTGTAACCATAGATAGTGAAAATCTTTATAAAGCTGCAAAGAAAGAATTTTCAGAGGTAACAAAGTCTATTGAAGAAATAGAGGGTGGCATAGAGTTTACTTTTAAAGATAATACAAAGTTGGAGTTCCATTTGAATGATGACATAAATTATGTAGCTAGACAGATAGATGGCATGGCAAATTTCTTTTCTGAATCACCTTTAGAAAATAAGGAAGTATTAGAGCATGCCATAATTCAAATTCGTATGTTTACTTGTATTGTTGGGATTATTTTTGATATGAACGCGGATGAAACAAGAACAAATTATATTATAAATACAATATATAAGATAGCTGGAGAAACACAAAGTTTGATATTATATCCTACTATGGAATTGTTCACTTCTGAGGGTAAATTACTTATATCTAGAAGTGGAGAAACAGAGTTTGAAAATTATTATCCAATTGTGCCTTCAGAACTTTTAAAAAGAGATATGGAGACAACACCTAAGGATGAAGAAAGATATACACAAATCATTAAAGAATGTGATGAAAAGAATATACCTCATACAAGCTTCATGTTAGGAACTCAAATTATGGAATCTGAAGTAGTTGTTCCACCAGTAGAAGAAATTGCAAAGAGAGTTGTGGCAATATTTTGTGTGGCATTAAAGGGTGAATGCTTGCTAATGGAAGGTGGATCTTTGGAACTTGCAAAAACTGAAGTTGAGCAAATGAATGCAAGGTATGGAATCAAAGAGTTTTTTAGTAAGCGTGAAAAAGAGTATATTGAAATGGATGAGCCAGATAGAGTTACATCTATACAATTTTCTTGGCAATATGAAAGATGTGCTGTGTTGTTGTGGGCGCTAGGTTTTATAGAACTAAATGCACAAACTGAAATTTGCAATGTAAGAGAGATAGCAGGCATATTGAGGAGTTATAACTCAATAGATGAAATGGTACAAGCATCCAATATTAGAAGCAATGAAGAATTACTTGATATGCACACAAGAATTCTATACTATGATTGGGCATGTGTAGATGCAAGAGTACAGGGAAAAGAAGCTCCAGCATCATTAGATTCAGGAGTGGTTCAGGAACAACACTTTGCTTTAAATTGGTTAATAAGTGCTAATGGACAATGTGATTGGGATGATATTTGTCCTAATACTTAA
- a CDS encoding PLP-dependent aminotransferase family protein produces MFSFSPLIDKTADKPIYYQLYEYIKQEIINGNIKGNEKLPSLRKLSQSLQLSKNTVESAYEQLYSEGYVKRIPKVGYLVEEIQFELLREDKFIDSSRFTDENSDAKMKFKYDFAPLYMDKECYDVKPLKRIINSILNKEFESMLSYGDPQGEYELRCELAKYIFENRGVHCQPNQIIVGAGTQYCLNLICQMLRENFECIGMEEPGSSYIRYIFERNQFNIQPINVGMEGLDVGQLENNKDCKIVFATPSHQFPKGVIMSAKNRLQLLNWAQENDGIIIEDDYDSEMRFVGKPIPALKSLDKVDRVIYLGTFSKLFIPSLRVSFMVLPKWLLEAYFEKYRMHSQTASKLNQITLARYMKQGYFESHLRKMKRHYENKYKIITKAVHNYMGDRVNLITSSAGMRVILEIKTNLTEAEVVNLASYANINISPISKYYIEKNSSSSNGLVRVLISYKGIPTNEIEQAIRCLNDAWFKK; encoded by the coding sequence ATGTTTTCTTTTAGTCCACTTATAGATAAAACAGCAGATAAACCTATATACTATCAGTTATATGAGTATATAAAACAAGAGATTATTAATGGAAATATTAAAGGAAACGAAAAGTTACCATCACTCAGAAAACTATCACAAAGTCTTCAACTTAGTAAAAACACTGTTGAATCTGCATATGAGCAATTATATTCTGAAGGGTATGTGAAAAGAATTCCTAAGGTTGGTTATTTGGTTGAGGAAATACAGTTCGAATTATTAAGAGAAGATAAATTTATAGATTCATCAAGATTTACAGATGAGAATAGTGATGCAAAAATGAAATTTAAGTATGATTTTGCACCATTGTATATGGACAAGGAATGTTATGATGTAAAACCACTAAAGCGTATAATTAATTCAATTTTAAATAAAGAGTTTGAAAGTATGTTAAGCTATGGTGATCCTCAGGGTGAATATGAATTGCGTTGTGAACTTGCAAAATATATCTTTGAGAATAGAGGAGTTCATTGCCAACCAAATCAAATAATTGTAGGAGCAGGAACCCAGTATTGTTTAAATTTAATTTGTCAGATGTTACGAGAGAATTTTGAGTGTATTGGGATGGAAGAGCCAGGGAGTAGTTATATAAGATATATTTTTGAGAGAAATCAGTTTAATATTCAACCAATTAATGTAGGTATGGAGGGGCTAGACGTGGGGCAACTTGAAAATAATAAAGACTGCAAAATTGTTTTTGCTACTCCATCACATCAATTTCCAAAAGGAGTAATTATGTCTGCAAAAAATAGATTGCAGCTCTTAAATTGGGCTCAAGAAAACGATGGAATTATTATTGAGGATGATTATGATAGTGAAATGCGATTTGTTGGAAAGCCTATTCCTGCATTAAAAAGTTTAGATAAAGTTGATAGAGTAATATATTTAGGGACGTTTTCAAAACTGTTTATTCCATCTTTACGAGTGAGTTTTATGGTATTACCTAAATGGTTACTAGAAGCATACTTTGAAAAATATAGAATGCATTCTCAAACCGCTTCAAAATTAAATCAAATTACTTTAGCAAGGTATATGAAGCAGGGGTATTTTGAAAGTCATCTAAGAAAAATGAAAAGACATTATGAAAATAAGTATAAGATAATAACAAAAGCAGTTCACAATTATATGGGAGATAGGGTGAATTTAATAACAAGTAGTGCGGGAATGAGAGTTATTTTAGAGATTAAAACAAATTTGACAGAGGCGGAAGTTGTTAATCTTGCAAGCTATGCTAATATAAATATCTCTCCTATCTCAAAGTATTATATAGAAAAGAATTCTTCTAGCAGCAATGGATTAGTTAGAGTTTTAATTTCATATAAAGGAATACCAACCAATGAAATAGAACAAGCTATTAGATGCTTGAATGATGCTTGGTTCAAAAAGTAA
- a CDS encoding DUF1847 domain-containing protein: protein MYNCALCSIHACSSGKLDMAPKNCPCLNDEMDEIKSLYKDEENHNIAQASSLIVSDSYGTKTRLEETIAFAKKCGYKKIGLAFCIGLVEESKIISKVLSYHGFEVSSVICKNGHLSRELIDINNTKVAMCNPIGQATFLNESETELNIIVGLCVGHDSLFIKYSKAPVTIFAVKDRVLCHNPLAVIYQADTYYKDKLFPEDINQK from the coding sequence ATGTACAACTGTGCTTTATGCTCAATTCATGCATGTAGTAGTGGTAAATTAGATATGGCTCCAAAAAACTGTCCATGTTTAAATGATGAGATGGATGAAATAAAATCATTATATAAAGATGAAGAAAATCATAATATTGCCCAAGCTTCTTCTTTAATTGTAAGTGACTCTTATGGAACAAAAACAAGATTAGAAGAAACAATTGCCTTTGCAAAGAAATGTGGGTATAAGAAAATAGGATTAGCTTTTTGCATAGGATTGGTTGAAGAAAGCAAGATTATTAGTAAGGTGCTTTCCTATCATGGGTTTGAAGTAAGTTCTGTAATATGTAAAAACGGACACCTTTCTAGAGAGTTAATTGATATAAATAATACAAAAGTAGCTATGTGTAACCCAATTGGCCAAGCAACATTTTTAAATGAATCTGAAACAGAGCTTAATATCATTGTTGGTCTATGTGTTGGACACGATTCTTTATTTATAAAATATTCAAAAGCTCCTGTAACTATCTTTGCTGTAAAAGATAGAGTTTTATGCCACAATCCTTTAGCAGTAATATATCAAGCAGATACTTACTACAAAGATAAACTATTTCCTGAGGATATTAATCAAAAATAG
- a CDS encoding NAD(P)H-dependent oxidoreductase translates to MNHLIIFAHPNPKSFGKGILDTVVKASEEKGAKVVVRNLYEMGFDPILKPSDFEAFQSGRVPEDIAAEQEHVKWADVITFIYPVWWASVPAILKGYVDRVFSYGFAYESVDGVINGLLKGKKGLLFCTTGTPNEVYAANGMHDSMKQTTDQSIFNFSGIEDVKHAFFGAVPYVSDETRGDYLNEIAKIVAETL, encoded by the coding sequence ATGAATCATTTAATAATTTTTGCACATCCAAATCCAAAAAGTTTTGGAAAAGGGATATTAGATACTGTGGTTAAAGCGTCTGAAGAAAAGGGAGCAAAGGTAGTAGTTCGTAATTTATATGAAATGGGCTTTGATCCAATACTTAAACCATCAGATTTTGAAGCATTTCAAAGTGGAAGGGTACCAGAAGATATTGCAGCAGAACAAGAACATGTAAAATGGGCAGATGTTATTACCTTTATCTATCCAGTTTGGTGGGCTTCAGTTCCGGCGATATTAAAAGGATATGTTGATAGAGTTTTTTCATATGGCTTTGCTTATGAATCTGTAGATGGAGTTATAAATGGATTATTAAAAGGTAAAAAGGGACTGCTATTCTGTACAACAGGAACACCAAATGAAGTGTATGCTGCAAATGGAATGCATGATTCAATGAAACAAACAACAGATCAAAGTATATTCAATTTTAGTGGCATAGAGGACGTAAAACATGCTTTCTTTGGAGCAGTTCCATATGTTTCTGATGAAACTCGTGGGGATTATTTAAATGAGATAGCAAAAATAGTTGCAGAGACATTATAA
- a CDS encoding DUF1304 domain-containing protein has product MIEIILAILICAVAVEHIFIMLLEMFFIQSSVAKKAFDLDSKLLEKKEVGVMFANQGLYNGFLAAGLLWSFVSPAVMVNPLRYFFLSCVIVAAIYGSITANKKIIFTQGGLAILAMIMLILSR; this is encoded by the coding sequence ATGATAGAAATAATTTTAGCCATTTTAATTTGTGCAGTAGCAGTTGAACATATTTTTATAATGTTACTTGAGATGTTTTTTATTCAATCTTCCGTTGCTAAAAAAGCCTTTGATTTAGATAGTAAGTTACTTGAGAAAAAAGAAGTTGGAGTTATGTTCGCTAATCAAGGATTATATAATGGATTTTTAGCGGCAGGGTTACTTTGGAGTTTTGTTTCACCAGCAGTGATGGTGAATCCATTAAGATATTTCTTCTTAAGCTGTGTAATAGTAGCTGCTATATATGGTTCAATTACAGCTAATAAGAAAATAATATTTACACAGGGTGGGTTAGCTATTTTAGCAATGATTATGCTAATTTTAAGCAGATAG
- a CDS encoding alpha/beta fold hydrolase, whose amino-acid sequence MSNCYKIRGKELYTEVLGEESAPALLFIHGGPGGIGAADFIEYQGNKLSKNFRIIAPDQRGVWRSEGISEEESISLEDIIEDFEELRKKLNIKSWSLLSHSFGGYLAVLYANLYPDSIETMIYECPSFSFELSERSMLKAAVDELIKLGGSESAEKYLKELEEVKDYKQINKLLMEVINELGANANNFMWFGDDKQIIEKIAMSTTDGGILWAKSCNTRWRLLSDWRVYKDVFSELENINKPCLLLKGKYDPITCEIQTKEFISRVKDSEVIMFDFSGHYVRVEEPDKYCEVVTNYLYKHRK is encoded by the coding sequence ATGAGTAATTGTTATAAAATTAGAGGCAAAGAACTTTATACAGAAGTTCTAGGGGAGGAATCAGCTCCAGCATTGTTGTTTATTCATGGTGGACCAGGTGGCATTGGTGCTGCAGATTTTATTGAATATCAGGGAAATAAATTATCAAAGAATTTTAGGATTATAGCTCCAGATCAAAGAGGTGTTTGGAGATCAGAAGGAATTTCAGAGGAAGAAAGTATTTCTCTTGAAGATATCATTGAGGATTTTGAAGAACTGAGAAAAAAGTTGAATATAAAAAGCTGGTCATTACTTAGTCATTCATTTGGTGGATATTTAGCTGTTCTTTATGCTAATTTATATCCAGATTCTATTGAAACCATGATATATGAATGCCCGTCTTTTAGTTTTGAACTTTCAGAGCGTTCAATGTTAAAGGCTGCAGTAGATGAATTGATTAAGTTAGGTGGTTCAGAATCAGCAGAAAAATATTTAAAAGAATTAGAAGAGGTTAAAGATTATAAACAAATCAATAAATTACTTATGGAAGTAATAAATGAACTTGGAGCCAATGCAAATAACTTTATGTGGTTTGGTGATGACAAGCAGATTATTGAGAAAATAGCTATGAGTACTACGGATGGTGGAATTCTGTGGGCAAAATCCTGCAATACAAGGTGGAGATTACTTAGTGATTGGAGAGTATACAAGGATGTGTTTTCAGAACTAGAAAATATAAATAAGCCATGTTTGTTGCTTAAAGGGAAATATGATCCTATAACCTGTGAAATTCAAACTAAAGAATTTATAAGTAGAGTAAAAGATTCTGAAGTGATTATGTTTGATTTCTCAGGGCATTACGTTAGAGTAGAAGAACCTGATAAGTACTGTGAAGTTGTAACTAATTATTTATATAAGCATAGGAAATAG
- a CDS encoding TetR/AcrR family transcriptional regulator: protein MQYLKDEVRDKIRKEAIKEFRTVGYKGASIRTIASNSNTSVGNLYKYFDSKEALYEDIIGSVYNRLMNYINQFHEVELNDKACNVFYKLTEEVTGIFKESSLEIAILLNKSQGSKYENCKNTFIDFVTKIVTDIMCYHLSTQGKVLQDNFLIYLLANNLVESISIIVDQKNDGEEVRSLILSIIDILYKDIEKKLNV, encoded by the coding sequence ATGCAATATTTAAAGGATGAAGTTAGGGATAAAATAAGAAAAGAAGCTATAAAGGAATTCCGAACTGTAGGCTATAAAGGTGCATCCATAAGGACCATAGCTTCAAATTCTAATACATCTGTAGGAAATCTATACAAATACTTTGACAGTAAAGAAGCTTTATATGAAGACATTATTGGCTCTGTATATAATAGACTTATGAATTATATAAATCAATTTCATGAAGTTGAATTAAATGATAAAGCTTGCAACGTATTTTATAAGCTCACTGAAGAAGTAACTGGAATCTTTAAAGAGAGTAGTTTAGAAATAGCTATATTACTTAATAAAAGTCAAGGTTCTAAATATGAGAACTGTAAAAATACCTTTATAGATTTTGTTACTAAAATAGTCACTGATATTATGTGCTACCATCTATCTACACAAGGGAAGGTTCTTCAAGATAATTTTCTTATATATTTACTTGCAAATAATCTTGTTGAAAGCATTTCTATTATCGTGGACCAAAAAAATGATGGTGAAGAAGTCAGAAGTTTAATATTAAGTATAATTGACATCCTATACAAAGATATAGAAAAAAAACTCAATGTATAA